DNA from Desulfobulbaceae bacterium:
AGCGTCGATTTCTTGAATAAAATTAAGTTTACCATTTAAATCAGCTAGATACGTGCTTTTTGTTGTCGATCAATGGAATGCATGAAAAGCCACAAAATTAGGTTTGGCGGTGTATTGCTTTTTTTGATTTTGTTATTTGTTAATAGAGTAACAAGATCTAGGAATTGCCGTTCATTGCTTATTTTTTAGATAACTGGCGCTGCAATGGTGGTGTCGAATTTTCAATCCAAGTGAGGAGGTATTTGAATGCCAAGTTATGTAGATCCTTCAAAGTGTGACGGTTGCAAGGGCGGTGACAAAACTGCCTGTATGTACATCTGTCCAAACGACCTGATGGTACTTAACACAGAGGAAATGAGAGCTTATAATCAAGAGCCCGATGCATGTTGGGAGTGTTACTCTTGTGTTAAGATTTGTCCTCAAGGTGCTATTATGGTTCGTGGTTACAATGACTTCGTACCAATGGGTGGTCAGGTTCATCCAATGAGAAGTTCTGATTCCATTATGTGGACCGTTAAGTTCCGTAATGGCAACTTGAAGCGTTTTAAGTTCCCTATCAGAACTACCGCTGAGGGTGCTGCTAATGCGTATAAAGACCTCAAAGGTGTAAGCCTTGATGATGAGCTTCTTTCTACACAGAAATCGCTTCCATCTCCAGATCCAGCCAAAATGGCTAAGTAATTTTAATTTGTTAAAAAATCTTATTTTTAAATTTTAGGAGGAAACAAATATGGCGTTACCAAATAAGCCACTCGGTGAATTGCCCGCGATAGTAAATCCGGAGATAGTAGAACACAAAGTAGATGTACTTATCATCGGCGGCGGAATGGCTGCTTGTGGTACAGCTTTTGAGATTAAAAAATGGGCTCCTGCTGACATGAAGATTACCTTGGTTGACAAGGCTTCTATGGAGCGCTC
Protein-coding regions in this window:
- the aprB gene encoding adenylyl-sulfate reductase subunit beta; its protein translation is MPSYVDPSKCDGCKGGDKTACMYICPNDLMVLNTEEMRAYNQEPDACWECYSCVKICPQGAIMVRGYNDFVPMGGQVHPMRSSDSIMWTVKFRNGNLKRFKFPIRTTAEGAANAYKDLKGVSLDDELLSTQKSLPSPDPAKMAK